In one Macaca nemestrina isolate mMacNem1 chromosome 2, mMacNem.hap1, whole genome shotgun sequence genomic region, the following are encoded:
- the SELENOT gene encoding thioredoxin reductase-like selenoprotein T — translation MRLLLLLLVAASAMVRSEASANLGGVPSKRLKMQYATGPLLKFQICVSUGYRRVFEEYMRVISQRYPDIRIEGENYLPQPIYRHIASFLSVFKLVLIGLIIVGKDPFAFFGMQAPSIWQWGQENKVYACMMVFFLSNMIENQCMSTGAFEITLNDVPVWSKLESGHLPSMQQLVQILDNEMKLNVHMDSIPHHRS, via the exons ATGAGGCTTCTGCTGCTTCTCCTAGTGGCGGCGTCGGCGATGGTCCGGAGCGAGGCCTCGGCCAATCTGGGCGGCGTGCCCAGCAAGAGATTAAAGATGCAGTACGCCACGGGGCCGCTGCTCAAGTTCCAGATTTG TGTCTCCTGAGGTTATAGGCGGGTGTTTGAGGAGTACATGCGGGTTATCAGCCAGCGGTACCCAGACATCCGCATTGAAGGAGAGAATTACCTCCCTCAACCAATATATAG aCACATAGCATCTTTCCTATCAGTCTTCAAACTAGTATTAATAGGCTTAATAATTGTTGGCAAGGATCCTTTTGCTTTCTTTGGCATGCAAGCTCCTAGCATCTGGCAGTGGGGCCAAGAAAATAAG gtcTATGCATGTATGATGGTTTTCTTCTTGAGCAACATGATTGAGAACCAGTGTATGTCAACAGGTGCATTTGAGATAACTTTAAATG atgtaCCTGTGTGGTCTAAGCTGGAATCTGGTCATCTTCCATCCATGCAACAACTTGTTCAAATTCTTGACAATGAAATGAAGCTCAATGTGCATATGGATTCAATCCCACACCATCGATCATAG